A region from the Lolium perenne isolate Kyuss_39 chromosome 4, Kyuss_2.0, whole genome shotgun sequence genome encodes:
- the LOC127293767 gene encoding uncharacterized protein isoform X1: protein MEAPHHAPAAGETPPAPAAESSSSSEESRWLASLSEPELDFLISLKMLAVKRAETAGRPHLADAFDLRTLRAIGVALLESLKERLKETAVDPTILDRLALSRDPDADADANASVSSSDSEVFRRHSKDQPEPSSVKSKRKRMQDGRSSSRMNIWKRKMSKRR from the exons ATGGAGGCGCCGCACCACGCACCCGCCGCCGGCGAAACCCCACCTGCGCCGGCCGCAGAGAGCAGCAGCAGCTCCGAGGAGTCGCGGTGGCTCGCGAGCCTCTCCGAGCCCGAGCTC gATTTCCTCATCAGCTTGAAGATGCTGGCTGTGAAGCGGGCCGAGACCGCCGGCCGCCCTCACCTCGCCGACGCGTTCGATCTGCGCACGCTGCGGGCGATCG GTGTTGCTTTGCTGGAGAGTCTCAAAGAACGCCTAAAAGAAACCGCGGTTGATCCAACCATTCTTGATAGACTTGCACTCTCAAGGGATCCTGATGCGGATGCGGATGCTAATGCCAGCGTCAGCAGTAGCGATTCCGAGGTGTTCAGGCGGCACAGCAAAGATCAGCCAGAGCCAAGTAGCGTCAAGAGTAAACGGAAGAGGATGCAGGATGG GAGGTCATCATCCAGAATGAATATATGGAAGAGAAAAATGAGCAAGAGGAGATAG
- the LOC127293767 gene encoding uncharacterized protein isoform X2: MEAPHHAPAAGETPPAPAAESSSSSEESRWLASLSEPELDFLISLKMLAVKRAETAGRPHLADAFDLRTLRAIGVALLESLKERLKETAVDPTILDRLALSRDPDADADANASVSSSDSEVFRRHSKDQPEPSSVKSKRKRMQDGFQSKRRRKLSESR; the protein is encoded by the exons ATGGAGGCGCCGCACCACGCACCCGCCGCCGGCGAAACCCCACCTGCGCCGGCCGCAGAGAGCAGCAGCAGCTCCGAGGAGTCGCGGTGGCTCGCGAGCCTCTCCGAGCCCGAGCTC gATTTCCTCATCAGCTTGAAGATGCTGGCTGTGAAGCGGGCCGAGACCGCCGGCCGCCCTCACCTCGCCGACGCGTTCGATCTGCGCACGCTGCGGGCGATCG GTGTTGCTTTGCTGGAGAGTCTCAAAGAACGCCTAAAAGAAACCGCGGTTGATCCAACCATTCTTGATAGACTTGCACTCTCAAGGGATCCTGATGCGGATGCGGATGCTAATGCCAGCGTCAGCAGTAGCGATTCCGAGGTGTTCAGGCGGCACAGCAAAGATCAGCCAGAGCCAAGTAGCGTCAAGAGTAAACGGAAGAGGATGCAGGATGG GTTCCAAAgcaaaaggaggagaaaactgagcGAGAGCAGATAG